Part of the Pseudoxanthobacter soli DSM 19599 genome is shown below.
GACGGGGTGGCGAGAGGAACGTCATGAAGGAAACGGAAATGCGCGAACGCGCCGCCGCCGTGGCGGGCGCGGGCGGGGTCGTGCGCGCTCTCGAGGCCGGAACCCTGCCGGGCACGGTCGATGTCACCGTCTCGGAAGCGGTCGTGCTCGGCCTGCTCAAGCAGGGCGTGCGCAAGATCTTCGGCGTGCTCGGCCACGGCAACACCGATATCGGCGAGGTACTGCGCGTCTACAGCGAGGCCGGTGCGCTGCGGTTCATCCAGTGCCGCAACGAAGTCGCGATGGCCCATGCCGCCACGGCGCTGTCGTGGATATTCGGGGAGACGCCGGCAGTTCTGACCTCGATCGGACCCGGTGCGTTGCAGGCGCTGGCGGGCTCGCTCGCCGCTGCCTCCAACGGCGTCGGCGTCTATCATCTCTACGGCGACGAGACCACGCACGGTGAAGGCCCGAACATGCAGCAGGTGCCGGGCACCCGCCAGCAGCAGTTCGGACGGCTGACCGAGATCATGGGGCCGAGCTACACCCTGCACACGCCGGAGGCGTTGCGCGATGCGCTGCGCCGCGGCACGGCGGCCGTGCACCATCCCTATGCGGCGGCGCCGTTCTACCTGAACCTGCCGATCAACGTGCAGCCGAAGACCATCGCCGGCCTCAGCCTCGACAGTCTGCCGGACCGGCTGGACATGCCGGTGCTGTCGCCGAGCGATCCCGCGACGTTCGCGCGGGCGGCCGAACTGATCGACCGCCATCCGCGCATCGTCGTCAAGGCGGGCGGCGGCGCCCGGCGCCACGCCGCGGCGGTGCGCCGGCTGGCCGAGCGGATCGGCGCGGCGGTGGTGCTGTCGCCGGGCTCCCTCGGCGTGCTGCCCGACGCCCATCCGCAGAACATGCATGTCGGTGGCAGCAAGGGCTCCATCAGCGGCAACTTCGCCATGGAACAGGCCGAACTCCTGATCGTGGTCGGCTCCCGCGCCGTCTGCCAGGCCGATTGCTCCGGCACCGGCTATCCCAATGCGCGGGCCGTCATCAACATCAACGCCGATATCGCCACGGCCACGCACTACAACCACACGCTGGCGCTGGTCGGCGACATCGGCGCCACCATCGACGGGCTGCTCGGCCGCCTCGGCAACGCGCCGTCGGACATGCCGGAGGACCGCCGCGCGTTCCTCGAATCCTGCGCGGCGGCGAAGGCCGAGTGGGCGCGCCTGAAGGCCGAGCGCTGCGGCGACATCGCGCTGCCGGACCCGGTGTGGGGCCGGTCGGTGCTGACCCAGCCGAGCGCCATCGCGGTCGCGGCCGGCTTCGCGCGCGAGGTCGGCGCGGTGAAGCTGTTCGATGCCGGCGACGTGCAGGCGAACGGCTTCCAGGTGGTGGAAGACGATGCGCCGATGCAGACGGTGACGGAATCCGGTGCCTCTTTCATGGGATTTGCCGCGAGCGCGCTGCTCGCTGCGGCGGTGGCGGACAAGCCCCGCCCGCTGATCGCGTTCTCCGGCGACGGTTCGTTCATGATGAGCCCGCAGATCCTGATCGATGCCGTCGAGCACCGCGCGAAGGGCACGCTGATCATCTTCGACAACCGCCGCATGGCGGCGATCTCCTCGCTCCAGGTCGCGCAATATGGTCCGGATTTCGGCACCAGCGATCATGTCGAGGTCGATTATGTGGCGCTGGCGGGGGCGGTGAAGGGCATCAACGCGCTGTTCGGCGGCACCGACGCCGCGACCCTGCGCGCGGCGCTGGAGAAGGCCCACGCCTATGACGGCTTCTCGGTGATCCACGTGCCGGTCTACTGGGGTCCCGACGAGATCGCCGGTATGGGGGCCTACGGCCGCTGGAATGTCGGCCCGTGGGTGGAGACCGTCGAGGCGCTCTATAGCCGCCAGCCGATCTGACCGGGAGGGACGAGGCATGTACGCGCAATTCGGTCTTCTGATCGACGGAGCATGGCGCCCGGCGAAAGCGGGCGGAACGATCGCGGTGGTCGATCCGGCGGACGAGACGATCGTCGGGACCATTCCGGCTGCCGGTCCGGAGGACCTCGACGAGGCGCTGGCGGCGCTGGAACGCGCGGCGCCGCGCTGGCGGGCGGTTTCCGGCTGGGAACGGTCGCGGCTGATGCGCGGCATCGTCGAAGCGCTGCGCACGGTCGCGCCGGAGGCGGCGCTCGCCATGTCGGTCGAGACCGGCAAGCCGCTGGCGGAGGCGGCGGGCGAGTTCCAGGCCGCCATCGACCAGTTCGACTGGTATGCCGACGAGGCGCGGCGCATCTTCGGCCACACCCTCGACGGCCGCGACCCGGCCTCGCGGCTGCAGGTGCGCTACGATCCCGTGGGGCCGGTCGCGGCGTTCACGGCGTGGAATTTCCCGGCGCTGCTGCCGGCGCGCAAGATCGCCGCCGCGCTGGCGGCGGGGTGCCCCGTCGTGATCAAGCCGTCGGAGGAGGCGCCGTCGAGCACGTTCTTCATCGCGCGGGCGGCGATGGAGGCCGGGCTGCCGGCCGGCGTGCTCAACGTCGTCACCGGCCATGCCGCGCCGATCTCGGCGCATCTGATCGCCTCGCCGGTGATCCGCAAGGTGTCGCTGACGGGCTCGGTACCGGTCGGGAAACTGATCCTGCGGCAGTGCGCCGACAGCGTGAAGAAGGTGTCGATGGAACTCGGCGGCCATGCGCCGGTGCTGGTGTTTCCCGACGCCGATCCCATCGCCGCCGGCACGATCTGCGCCCGCACCAAGTTCCGCAATGCCGGGCAGGTGTGCATCTCGCCGAGCCGGTTCTACGTCCATGAGGCGGTCTATGAGCCGTTCGTGCGGGCGATGGCGGAAACGGCGCGGGCGATCCGCATCGGCCGCGGGCGCGACGAGGGCGTGGAGTTCGGGCCGATGGCGAACGCGCGCGGGCGCGACCGCATCGTCGAACTCGTCGCCGACGCCGTGGAGCGAGGGGCCGAGGTGCTGGCCGGCGGCTCGATCCCCGACGGGCGCAATGCCGGCTTCTTCTTCTCGCCGACCGTGCTCGGCCGCGTGCCCGACGACGCCCGCATCATGCGCGAGGAGCCGTTCGGCCCGGTCGCGCCCGTCGCCACGTTCACCGACTTCGACGAGGTCGTGCGGCGCGCCAACGACGTGCCGTTCGGCCTCGCCGGCTATGTGTTCTCCCGTTCGCTTGAGACCGCGAACCGCGCCGCCGAGGCGCTGGAGGCCGGCATGGTCGGCGTCAACGACATGCTGCTGGCCGCCGCCGAGATTCCCTTCGGCGGAATCAAGGAAAGCGGCATGGGACGCGAGGGCGGCAGGCTCGGTATCCTCGACTATCTCGAACCGAAATATGTGAAGCTCAAGCTGGCCTGATCGGACGCGACCATGACGACGAAAGACCAGAAATCCGGCGGCGAGCATGGCTTCGCGCGCGGCCTGACCAATTACGGCGACCGCCGGTTCTCGCTCTATCTGCGCCGCTCGTTCGCAAGCTCGATGGGCTACAGCCGCGAGATGCTGGAGCGGCCGATCGTCGGCATCGCGCATTCCGCGAGCGGCTTCAACAACTGCCACCGCCACTTCCCCGAGCTGATCGAGGCGGTGAAGCGCGGCGTGCTGGCGGCGGGCGCGCTGCCGGTGGAGTTCCCGACGATCTCGCTCGGCGAGGTGTTCCTGTCGCCGACGAGCCTGAAGTTCCGCAACCTGATGTCGATGGACGTGGAGGAGATGATCCGCGCCCAGCCGATGGACGCGGTGGTGCTGCTCGGCGGCTGCGACAAGACCGTGCCCGCCCAGCTCATGGGTGCCGCCTCGGCGGACCTGCCGGCGATCCAGCTCGTGGCCGGGCCGATGTCGACGAGCCGCCATCGCGGCGAGCGCCTCGGCGCCTGCACCGACTGCCGGCGGTTCTGGCAACGCTATCGCGCCGGCTCGGTCAGCGAGCCGGAGATCGACGCCGTGGAGAAGCGCCTCGCCTCGACCGCCGGCACCTGCGCCGTGATGGGCACCGCCTCGACCATGGCTTCCATCGTCGAGGCGCTCGGCATGATGCCGGCCGGCGGCGCCGCGATCCCCGCCGTCGACGCCGACCGGCTGCGCATGGCGGAGGAGACCGGGCGGGTGGCGGTGTCGCTGATCGGCGATGACAGCCGCCGGCCGAGCGCGATCATGACGGCGGAGGCGTTCGAGAACGCGGTGCGCGTCCTGCTCGCCCTCGGCGGCTCGACCAATGCGGTGGTGCATCTCGCCGCGATCATGGGCCGGTTCGGGCTGAAATTCGATTTCACGCGCATGAACGCCCTCAGCGACACCACGCCCGTGCTCGTGGACCTCAAGCCCACCGGCGACGCCTACATGGAGGATCTGCACGCCGCCGGCGGCATTCCCGCCGTGATGCGCGAGCTGAAGCACCTGCTGCACCTCGATTGCCGCACGATCACCGGCGAGACCGTCGGCGAGCGCATCGCGGCGGCCGATCCCTGGATCGACCGCGCGGTCGTGCGCGGCCTCGATGCGCCGATCCGCGCGGACGGCG
Proteins encoded:
- a CDS encoding thiamine pyrophosphate-dependent enzyme, which translates into the protein MKETEMRERAAAVAGAGGVVRALEAGTLPGTVDVTVSEAVVLGLLKQGVRKIFGVLGHGNTDIGEVLRVYSEAGALRFIQCRNEVAMAHAATALSWIFGETPAVLTSIGPGALQALAGSLAAASNGVGVYHLYGDETTHGEGPNMQQVPGTRQQQFGRLTEIMGPSYTLHTPEALRDALRRGTAAVHHPYAAAPFYLNLPINVQPKTIAGLSLDSLPDRLDMPVLSPSDPATFARAAELIDRHPRIVVKAGGGARRHAAAVRRLAERIGAAVVLSPGSLGVLPDAHPQNMHVGGSKGSISGNFAMEQAELLIVVGSRAVCQADCSGTGYPNARAVININADIATATHYNHTLALVGDIGATIDGLLGRLGNAPSDMPEDRRAFLESCAAAKAEWARLKAERCGDIALPDPVWGRSVLTQPSAIAVAAGFAREVGAVKLFDAGDVQANGFQVVEDDAPMQTVTESGASFMGFAASALLAAAVADKPRPLIAFSGDGSFMMSPQILIDAVEHRAKGTLIIFDNRRMAAISSLQVAQYGPDFGTSDHVEVDYVALAGAVKGINALFGGTDAATLRAALEKAHAYDGFSVIHVPVYWGPDEIAGMGAYGRWNVGPWVETVEALYSRQPI
- a CDS encoding NAD-dependent succinate-semialdehyde dehydrogenase translates to MYAQFGLLIDGAWRPAKAGGTIAVVDPADETIVGTIPAAGPEDLDEALAALERAAPRWRAVSGWERSRLMRGIVEALRTVAPEAALAMSVETGKPLAEAAGEFQAAIDQFDWYADEARRIFGHTLDGRDPASRLQVRYDPVGPVAAFTAWNFPALLPARKIAAALAAGCPVVIKPSEEAPSSTFFIARAAMEAGLPAGVLNVVTGHAAPISAHLIASPVIRKVSLTGSVPVGKLILRQCADSVKKVSMELGGHAPVLVFPDADPIAAGTICARTKFRNAGQVCISPSRFYVHEAVYEPFVRAMAETARAIRIGRGRDEGVEFGPMANARGRDRIVELVADAVERGAEVLAGGSIPDGRNAGFFFSPTVLGRVPDDARIMREEPFGPVAPVATFTDFDEVVRRANDVPFGLAGYVFSRSLETANRAAEALEAGMVGVNDMLLAAAEIPFGGIKESGMGREGGRLGILDYLEPKYVKLKLA
- a CDS encoding dihydroxy-acid dehydratase, coding for MTTKDQKSGGEHGFARGLTNYGDRRFSLYLRRSFASSMGYSREMLERPIVGIAHSASGFNNCHRHFPELIEAVKRGVLAAGALPVEFPTISLGEVFLSPTSLKFRNLMSMDVEEMIRAQPMDAVVLLGGCDKTVPAQLMGAASADLPAIQLVAGPMSTSRHRGERLGACTDCRRFWQRYRAGSVSEPEIDAVEKRLASTAGTCAVMGTASTMASIVEALGMMPAGGAAIPAVDADRLRMAEETGRVAVSLIGDDSRRPSAIMTAEAFENAVRVLLALGGSTNAVVHLAAIMGRFGLKFDFTRMNALSDTTPVLVDLKPTGDAYMEDLHAAGGIPAVMRELKHLLHLDCRTITGETVGERIAAADPWIDRAVVRGLDAPIRADGGLVALFGNLAPRGAIMKRSAADPALFEREGRAVVFTSLADLAARIDDPDLDVTADDFLVLQNAGPTSDAAMPEAGYLPIPAKLARAGVKDMVRMSDARMSGTAYGTIVLHIAPDAASGGPLGLVRNGDRIRLSVRDKALELLVDEAELERRRAEANVAAAVPAKPARGYARLYDEHILQADEGCDFDFLRA